A genomic segment from Phragmites australis chromosome 6, lpPhrAust1.1, whole genome shotgun sequence encodes:
- the LOC133921874 gene encoding disease resistance protein Pikm1-TS-like isoform X1, which produces MKQKIVIKVQMACDKCRSKAMALVAATGGVDSVALAGDARDQVVVVGDGVDSVKLTSALRKKVGPAQLLQVGEDKKKEDDKKPAAAFTVPQYWYCNYPPPQQHPAGWYDYGYVYQSRPDNTCSIM; this is translated from the exons ATGAAG CAGAAGATCGTGATCAAGGTGCAGATGGCGTGCGACAAGTGCCGCTCCAAGGCCATGGCGCTGGTGGCGGCCACGGGCGGGGTCGACTCGGTGGCGCTCGCTGGCGACGCCAGGGACcaggtcgtcgtcgtcggcgacGGCGTGGACTCCGTCAAGCTCACCAGTGCGCTGCGTAAAAAGGTGGGCCCCGCGCAGCTGCTGCAGGTCGGCGAagacaagaagaaggaagacgaCAAGAagcccgccgccgccttcaCCGTGCCCCAGTACTGGTACTGCAACTACCCGCCGCCGCAGCAACATCCCGCCGGCTGGTACGATTACGGGTATGTGTACCAGTCGCGGCCAGACAACACTTGCTCCATAATGTAG
- the LOC133921874 gene encoding disease resistance protein Pikm1-TS-like isoform X2, which produces MKKIVIKVQMACDKCRSKAMALVAATGGVDSVALAGDARDQVVVVGDGVDSVKLTSALRKKVGPAQLLQVGEDKKKEDDKKPAAAFTVPQYWYCNYPPPQQHPAGWYDYGYVYQSRPDNTCSIM; this is translated from the exons ATGAAG AAGATCGTGATCAAGGTGCAGATGGCGTGCGACAAGTGCCGCTCCAAGGCCATGGCGCTGGTGGCGGCCACGGGCGGGGTCGACTCGGTGGCGCTCGCTGGCGACGCCAGGGACcaggtcgtcgtcgtcggcgacGGCGTGGACTCCGTCAAGCTCACCAGTGCGCTGCGTAAAAAGGTGGGCCCCGCGCAGCTGCTGCAGGTCGGCGAagacaagaagaaggaagacgaCAAGAagcccgccgccgccttcaCCGTGCCCCAGTACTGGTACTGCAACTACCCGCCGCCGCAGCAACATCCCGCCGGCTGGTACGATTACGGGTATGTGTACCAGTCGCGGCCAGACAACACTTGCTCCATAATGTAG
- the LOC133921873 gene encoding disease resistance protein Pikm1-TS-like — protein MKQKIVIKVQMTSDKCRSKAMALVAATGGVDSVALAGDGRDQVVVVGDGVDSIKLTSALRKKVGPARLVQVGEDKKKEDDKKPAVVVTVPEYQWYYNYPPPPVGVVYEHGYGYHTRPDTCSIL, from the exons ATGAAG CAAAAGATCGTGATCAAGGTGCAGATGACGAGCGACAAGTGCCGCTCCAAGGCGATGGCGCTGGTGGCTGCCACGGGCGGGGTCGACTCGGTGGCGCTCGCCGGCGACGGCAGGGACcaggtcgtcgtcgtcggcgacGGCGTGGACTCCATCAAGCTCACCAGCGCGCTGCGTAAGAAGGTGGGCCCCGCGCGGCTGGTGCAGGTCGGCGAAGACAAGAAGAAGGAGGACGACAAGAAGCCCGCCGTCGTCGTCACCGTGCCCGAGTACCAGTGGTACTACAACTACCCGCCACCGCCGGTCGGCGTTGTGTACGAGCACGGATACGGGTACCACACGCGTCCGGACACCTGCTCCATTTTGTAG
- the LOC133920499 gene encoding uncharacterized protein LOC133920499: protein MTAAIRQLAYGVSADTVDEYVRIGGSTAMLALTKFVKAVVLLFSDEYLRSPTAEDTARLLAIGEQRGFPGMLGSIDCMHWVWKNCPKAWHGAYTGHTRKPSIVLEAVASYDLWIWHAFFGMPGSLNDINVLHRSNIFSRLTDGTAPPVSYTINGTTYDMGYYLGDGIYPEWATIVKPIPSPRGNKSVLFSAMQAAVQKDVERAFGVLQSRFAIIRGPGRIWEQRTLHNIMTACIIMHNMVIEDERGGTDVDEVFEYMGEKATIEGRDPDQAVLQYIEATEAIRNRAIHHQLRDDLVEHIWSHHGAQ from the coding sequence ATGACAGCTGCCATACGACAACTGGCATATGGAGTCAGTGCTGACACAGTGGATGAGTATGTTCGGATCGGGGGTAGCACAGCGATGCTTGCCCTGACAAAGTTTGTGAAAGCTGTTGTCTTGCTTTTCTCCGATGAGTACCTACGCTCTCCCACCGCGGAGGATACTGCCCGACTGTTAGCCATCGGCGAGCAGAgagggttccccgggatgctAGGTAGCatcgattgcatgcattgggttTGGAAGAACTGCCCGAAAGCATGGCATGGCGCGTATACCGGTCATACGCGCAAACCCTCTATAGTTTTGGAGGCGGTTGCGTCGTACGATCTATGGATatggcatgctttctttggaATGCCCGGTAGTCTAAATGACATAAATGTTTTGCACCGCTCTAACATTTTCAGCAGGCTCACGGACGGGACTGCCCCTCCTGTGTCGTACACCATTAACGGTACCACGTACGACATGGGCTACTACCTAGGTGATGGAATTTACCCCGAATGGGCGACCATAGTGAAGCCTATCCCATCACCAAGGGGGAACAAGAGCGTGCTGTTCTCCGCCATGCAAGCAGCAGTTCAGAAAGATGTAGAACGCGCATTTGGCGTCCTGCAGTCGCGGTTCGCCATAATTCGGGGTCCAGGAAGAATTTGGGAACAACGCACACTACACAACATTATGACCGCTTGTATCATAATGCACAATATGGTAATTGAGGACGAGAGAGGCGGCACCGATGTGGATGAGGTGTTTGAATATATGGGCGAGAAAGCGACAATCGAGGGTCGTGATCCAGACCAAGCCGTGCTCCAATACATAGAAGCAACTGAAGCAATTAGGAACCGGGCTATACACCACCAATTGCGTGATGATTTGGTGGAGCACATATGGAGTCACCATGGAGCTCAATAG